A DNA window from Arachis duranensis cultivar V14167 chromosome 3, aradu.V14167.gnm2.J7QH, whole genome shotgun sequence contains the following coding sequences:
- the LOC107478614 gene encoding proteinaceous RNase P 1, chloroplastic/mitochondrial: MATFNTLQPQRLLSFSLSSFSSSSSFPLRNPFQLTSRVSSHHPHETISFKQKRRQQQQHQTGPGYSSVKSLVETPTRNSVKADPDTRFNRRTRDYRDRTASSSSTLSDSSSGRQAVTERWQKKEKENLVNMTEEEQDKKNKKKRKKKDQDSPELKLRVALDMCSKRGDVMGALSLYDSALAKGVKLGQHHYTVLLYLCSSAAVGVVRPAKSGTGSRTLNALLSSATDEGNDSAELNYASESEVLVSAFNSAEKSGNPFANEDSSFVKDGSSSSRQEDHGIMVSEDVKKYALQRGFEIYDSMCLDKVQVNEAALTSVARMAMSMGDGDRAFEMVKQMKIMGINPRLRSYGPALSTYCSNGEIDKAFDVEKHMLDDGVYPEEPELEALLRVSVQAGKGDKVYYVLHKLRSSVRKVSPSTASLIVDWFKGRQASRLGKRKWDIRSIKEAMENSGGGWHGQGWLGKGKWEVSHTTIGDDGMCKCCGVHLATIDLDPIETENFAKSVASIAVMREKKLNFQKFQAWLDNHGPFEAVVDAANVGLFRQRKFKPSMVNAVVNGIRQKLPSRKFPLIILHHRRIKGEKMGEPINRALIDRWNNADALYATPTGSNDDWYWLYAAIKFKCLLVTNDEMRDHLFQLLGNDFFPKWKERHQVRFSFTDSGPQFHMPPPCSVVIQESEQGHWHVPIETEVNYESERRWLCITRSTSGMVCEDSSTATGNN, translated from the exons ATGGCCACCTTCAACACACTCCAACCCCAACGCCTTCTCTCATTTtccctctcttctttttcttcctcttcctcctttccTCTTAGAAACCCCTTCCAACTCACATCACGTGTTTCTTCACATCATCCTCACGAGACCATCTCTTTCAAACAAAAACGAcgccaacaacaacaacatcaaacCGGGCCTGGCTACTCTTCGGTCAAATCTCTAGTTGAAACACCAACCAGAAACTCAGTGAAAGCTGACCCTGACACCAGGTTCAATAGGAGAACACGTGATTACAGAGACAGAACcgcttcttcttcctctacctTGAGTGATAGTAGTAGTGGCAGACAAGCGGTTACTGAGAGATGgcagaagaaggagaaggagaatcTGGTGAACATGACGGAGGAGGAGCAGGacaagaagaataagaagaagaggaagaagaaagatcaAGATTCGCCAGAGTTGAAGTTGCGGGTTGCTCTTGATATGTGCTCCAAAAGAGGGGATGTGATGGGAGCATTGTCCTTATATGACTCAGCTCTTGCTAAAGGGGTCAAGTTGGGCCAGCACCATTACACCGTTCTCTTGTATCTTTGTTCTTCTGCTGCTGTTGGTGTTGTTCGACCCGCTAAAAGTGGAACCGGTTCTCGAACTTTGAATGCATTGCTTTCATCAGCCACTGATGAGGGCAATGATTCAGCAGAGTTGAATTATGCTTCAGAAAGTGAAGTCTTGGTGTCAGCTTTCAATTCTGCTGAGAAATCAGGAAACCCTTTTGCAAATGAGGATTCTTCGTTTGTAAAAGATGGTTCTAGCTCTAGCAGACAAGAAGATCACGGAATTATGGTTAGTGAGGATGTCAAGAAATATGCACTACAGAGAGGGTTCGAAATATATGATAGTATGTGTTTGGATAAGGTCCAAGTGAATGAAGCTGCATTGACATCTGTGGCTAGAATGGCCATGTCCATGGGAGATGGTGATAGGGCTTTTGAGATGGTGAAGCAGATGAAGATCATGGGGATAAATCCTCGGTTACGGTCTTATGGTCCTGCTCTATCTACCTATTGTAGTAATGGAGAAATAGATAAAGCATTTGATGTTGAAAAGCACATGCTTGACGATGGCGTCTACCCTGAAGAGCCTGAATTGGAGGCACTCTTAAGGGTAAGCGTACAAGCCGGCAAGGGTGACAAGGTATACTATGTGTTGCATAAACTAAGAAGTAGTGTAAGGAAAGTCTCACCTTCTACTGCATCtttgattgttgattggttTAAGGGTAGACAGGCTTCTAGATTAGGGAAAAGAAAATGGGATATAAGATCAATAAAGGAAGCAATGGAAAATAGTGGTGGAGGTTGGCATGGACAAGGTTGGTTGGGAAAGGGAAAATGGGAAGTTTCTCATACAACAATTGGAGATGATGGAATGTGTAAATGCTGTGGAGTGCACTTAGCCACTATTGATCTTGATCCTATTGAAACTGAGAATTTTGCTAAGTCAGTGGCATCCATTGCTGTGATGAGGGAGAAAAAGTTGAACTTTCAGAAATTTCAA GCCTGGCTTGACAACCATGGACCTTTTGAAGCAGTAGTAGATGCTGCAAATGTAGGTCTATTCCGTCAAAGGAAATTCAAGCCATCCATG GTCAATGCTGTTGTTAATGGAATACGGCAAAAGCTCCCTTCAAGAAAATTTCCCCTTATTATTTTGCATCATCGTCGAATCAAAGGAGAGAAAATGGGTGAACCAATCAACAGGGCGCTGATTGATAGGTGGAATAATGCTGATGCACTCTATGCAACACCTACAGGATCAAATGATGACTG GTATTGGTTGTATGCAGctataaaatttaaatgctTACTTGTTACAAACGATGAGATGAGAGATCATCTATTTCAGCTTCTGGGAAATGATTTCTTCCCCAAGTGGAAAGAGAGGCATCAG GTACGGTTCAGTTTCACTGATTCTGGTCCGCAGTTTCACATGCCGCCTCCTTGTTCCGTTGTAATTCAG GAATCAGAGCAAGGCCACTGGCATGTTCCAATTGAGACAGAAGTTAACTATGAATCAGAGAGAAGATGGTTGTGCATTACCCGCTCGACCTCAGGCATGGTTTGTGAAGATTCTTCAACGGCTACTGGAAATAACTGA
- the LOC107478616 gene encoding probable protein ABIL5, whose protein sequence is MEMNLNSCSYENPAQAEDRVEEIMHFDESLKELRALRSQLHDAAEYCEATFLNSKERSIVVENTKDYIRKTMVTVVDHLGNVSAKLDGLISQTNAFSEAESRVQCLKQRLLSCEQYAHTTGLSKMQFCDNVKRYHKRYLSSPPSLERSNKDKLRDSENQNPPKTEEKHVPEALVDLPLFMYTCKPCPASKLKQTTASNKGHHNLATVVPVQDGLEVLTKVPNSSFHFHSTQKVGRHRRSSHGSDLLWRMRRSRRIQ, encoded by the exons ATGGAGATGAATTTGAACTCTTGTTCCTATGAAAATCCTGCACAAGCTGAGGATAGGGTAGAAGAAATCATGCACTTTGACGAGTCTCTCAAG GAGCTAAGGGCGCTGCGGTCTCAGCTTCACGACGCTGCAGAGTATTGTGAAGCAACATTCCTGAACAGCAAAGAGAGAAGCAT TGTGGTGGAAAATACAAAGGACTACATACGCAAGACAATGGTCACTGTTGTTGATCATCTTGGAAATGTCTCAGCTAAACTTGATGGCCTTATTTCTCAGACAAATGCGTTTTCTGAAGCTGAGTCACGAGTCCAATGCCTCAAACAA AGACTCCTCTCATGCGAACAATATGCTCATACAACTGGTCTTTCAAAAATGCAATTTTGCGACAACGTGAAAAGGTATCATAAACGTTATCTATCATCAC CACCTTCCCTTGAGAGATCAAACAAAGACAAATTAAG AGATtctgaaaatcaaaatccacCAAAGACTGAAGAAAAACATGTACCAGAGGCTCTTGTGGATTTGCCACTTTTTATGTATACTTGCAAACCATGCCCAGCTTCTAAGTTGAAGCAAACAACCGCTTCAAACAAGGGACATCACAACCTGGCCACCG TGGTACCTGTTCAGGATGGTTTAGAAGTCTTAACAAAAGTTCCAAATTCCTCATTTCATTTCCAT AGTACCCAGAAGGTTGGACGCCACAGAAGATCCTCGCATGGTAGTGACCTCTTATGGCGCATGCGACGTTCTAGACGAATCCAGTGA
- the LOC107478677 gene encoding uncharacterized protein LOC107478677, with protein sequence MLEGKGMVKETDMPLKMQIQAMACASKALDLYDVNDCISIAAHIKKEFDKVYGMGWQCVVGFNFGCFFTHSPGTFIYFALETLNFLIYKGTSSDLSSLSVT encoded by the exons ATGTTGGAAGGGAAAGGTATGGTGAAAGAAACTGACATGCCGTTAAAGATGCAAATCCAGGCCATGGCATGTGCTTCTAAGGCCCTTGACCTTTATGATGTTAATGATTGCATCTCTATTGCTGCTCACATCAAGaag GAATTTGATAAGGTGTATGGAATGGGATGGCAATGTGTGGTGGGTTTCAATTTTGGGtgcttcttcacccattcacctgGCACTTTCATCTATTTTGCTCTTGAGACCCTTAATTTCCTTATATACAAGGGAACCTCCTCTgatctctcttctctttctgtAACATAG
- the LOC107478653 gene encoding uncharacterized protein LOC107478653 gives MLCLVETKREVVTKFDVVQLWENDAVGWEYVGAEGASGGLLLMWDETVFKIGNCYKGDRWLCVEGELIKRSFRCAICLVYGAHIRNEKLVVWEELSFLSGLCKVPFCFMGDFNEVVKVEERKWATTLTGSAADFKSWIQDMELVDLDLSDRLFTWFRGQSCSRIDRMLVTLEWLEEFSDTRLRGGPRGLSDYCLVVMEAARVGRGPRPFRSLESWFTHEGFLRMVKE, from the coding sequence atgcTATGCCTGGTAGAAACTAAAAGAGAGGTAGTAACTAAATTTGATGTTGTGCAACTGTGGGAAAATGATGCGGTAGGATGGGAGTATGTCGGGGCGGAAGGTGCTTCAGGCGGTCTATTATTGATGTGGGATGAAACGGTTTTTAAGATAGGCAACTGTTATAAAGGAGATAGATGGTTATGCGTGGAGGGGGAGCTGATCAAGCGTAGTTTTCGTTGTGCTATTTGTTTAGTGTATGGTGCGCATATTAGGAATGAAAAGCTGGTTGTGTGGGAAGAGCTAAGCTTTTTATCTGGGTTATGTAAAGTACCTTTTTGCTTTATGGGAGACTTTAATGAGGTCGTTAAAGTGGAAGAGAGAAAATGGGCTACTACTTTGACGGGGTCGGCAGCGGACTTTAAATCTTGGATTCAGGATATGGAACTAGTGGACTTAGACTTATCTGACCGCCTGTTTACCTGGTTCAGGGGCCAATCTTGTAGCCGCATTGATAGAATGTTGGTTACTTTGGAATGGCTAGAAGAGTTTTCCGATACTAGGCTACGAGGTGGTCCAAGAGGGTTATCGGATTATTGCCTAGTGGTGATGGAAGCTGCAAGGGTCGGAAGGGGGCCGAGACCTTTTCGAAGTCTTGAATCATGGTTCACTCATGAAGGGTTCTTGAGGATGGTGAAGGAGTAG